A stretch of Desulfobacter hydrogenophilus DNA encodes these proteins:
- a CDS encoding phage tail protein, translating to MIDVNRQKFWMLSEPGQFALKDPTGSVEWCRKKAHPVLRMKRTRLLELMPQNPIQARIRAKLLSDQPPSTVDAYGTWAYVDEMPNVILGGGVFPDPIEIIDFAETERVVDMSMNPEGVLYVISRDETNVATVYMINLKGAKDDGKNAFLGDEEAAEDTNVARARFPQADGRPDRIVALASGGALLLDREHNTFWQIVGKPMREQPLAMYPPETPRPCADGPMPQELIDRPDLVLPGGFEAVDMASSPEGQTAVLLFPTEAEVNTPAAVVLIAGEMISAPVYLYGISAPFSIGSIRENEWTVLCEDQKEAFGFTVPFLTQTPDEPVRVSGNRYPLNWGKNNSRKNARLCNGLSRPVYYPSTDKQGHFLIRPLYPLSFPSYPAQVTVSAAHIIDSGEPHTVWHRLLLEAHLPKGTGVIVHVSASEDRGDLENDPKGFDHYFGAAPGPRDGPRGTWISDTSEVPFFPGLLTDTPKNGTAGVFGVLIQRYGYEIRSLKGRYLKVDMTLTGGGQATPEIAALRIYYPRFSYLDRYLPELYRETDVRQRAQETGAASGSDFLQRFLCLFEGELTDIENRVAASHMLTNPVCAPAQALDWLGQWVALSDKHDLPEERKRLLIREATALYRKRGTIKGLARTLELVTGLEEEFVLLEDFRLRRTFATILGRDFSIENDPLLMADIPNANSYLGDTLILGQEEKKEFLALYGVDIPWNNGDQDVVDNFYARLGNRLTVLVHKQAAKETLGLIRRIVAAEIPAHIEFRVIPATKPLIIGMYSLLGVDTYTSEAPQRRTARVGHSYLGRYDFIQKLPVLDERLEP from the coding sequence ATGATTGATGTAAATAGGCAAAAATTCTGGATGCTGTCCGAACCCGGGCAGTTTGCTCTTAAAGATCCGACAGGGTCCGTGGAGTGGTGCCGGAAAAAGGCCCACCCGGTGCTTCGTATGAAACGCACCCGGCTGCTTGAACTCATGCCCCAAAATCCAATTCAGGCCCGGATTCGGGCTAAATTGCTTTCCGATCAGCCCCCGTCCACGGTGGATGCATACGGCACCTGGGCGTATGTGGATGAAATGCCCAACGTGATCCTGGGCGGTGGTGTGTTTCCTGATCCAATAGAGATAATTGACTTTGCCGAAACCGAACGCGTCGTGGATATGTCCATGAATCCCGAAGGGGTGCTTTATGTGATCAGCCGGGATGAAACGAATGTGGCCACGGTTTATATGATCAATCTTAAGGGGGCCAAGGACGATGGAAAAAATGCATTTCTTGGAGATGAAGAAGCGGCTGAAGATACCAATGTGGCCCGGGCCCGGTTTCCCCAGGCTGACGGCCGGCCGGATCGGATTGTGGCCCTGGCGTCCGGCGGCGCCCTTTTGTTGGATCGTGAACACAATACATTCTGGCAGATCGTGGGTAAACCCATGCGGGAGCAGCCCTTGGCCATGTATCCGCCTGAAACGCCCCGGCCCTGTGCCGACGGTCCCATGCCCCAGGAACTGATTGACCGACCCGACTTGGTTCTACCCGGGGGATTTGAGGCCGTGGATATGGCCTCCAGCCCTGAAGGCCAAACTGCGGTACTGCTTTTTCCAACCGAAGCCGAAGTGAATACCCCTGCGGCAGTAGTCCTGATTGCCGGGGAAATGATCAGTGCGCCCGTTTATCTATACGGGATTTCGGCGCCGTTCAGCATCGGCAGTATCCGGGAAAATGAATGGACGGTTTTGTGCGAAGACCAAAAAGAAGCCTTTGGGTTTACCGTGCCTTTTTTGACCCAAACGCCCGATGAACCGGTCCGGGTCAGTGGGAATCGGTATCCCCTGAACTGGGGAAAAAACAACAGCCGAAAAAATGCCCGGCTCTGCAATGGGCTGTCCCGGCCGGTGTACTATCCGTCCACGGACAAACAGGGGCATTTTCTGATCCGTCCCCTTTATCCTTTATCTTTTCCATCCTATCCGGCACAAGTAACGGTGTCGGCAGCCCATATCATCGACAGCGGTGAACCCCATACGGTGTGGCACCGGCTGTTGCTGGAAGCACACCTTCCCAAAGGCACGGGCGTAATTGTCCATGTTTCTGCCAGTGAAGACCGTGGGGATTTAGAAAACGATCCTAAAGGGTTTGATCACTATTTCGGCGCCGCCCCCGGCCCACGGGACGGCCCCCGGGGGACATGGATCAGCGATACGTCCGAAGTCCCTTTTTTCCCAGGGCTTCTAACCGATACCCCAAAAAACGGTACGGCCGGTGTATTTGGCGTGCTCATCCAGCGGTACGGGTATGAGATCCGGTCTTTAAAAGGGCGGTATCTTAAAGTCGACATGACCCTGACCGGCGGGGGCCAGGCCACACCGGAAATTGCGGCCCTTCGCATCTATTATCCCCGGTTTTCCTACCTGGACCGATATCTGCCTGAATTGTACAGGGAAACCGATGTCCGGCAAAGGGCCCAAGAAACAGGGGCGGCAAGTGGGTCTGATTTTTTACAACGGTTTCTCTGCCTGTTTGAAGGGGAGCTCACCGACATTGAAAACCGGGTGGCTGCATCCCATATGCTGACGAATCCTGTTTGTGCCCCTGCCCAGGCCCTGGACTGGCTGGGACAGTGGGTCGCCTTGTCCGACAAGCATGATCTGCCCGAAGAAAGAAAACGCTTGCTTATCCGTGAGGCCACGGCCCTTTACCGCAAACGCGGCACCATCAAGGGCCTGGCCCGGACCCTGGAACTGGTTACAGGCCTTGAAGAAGAATTTGTGCTGCTGGAGGATTTCCGACTCAGGCGGACCTTTGCCACCATTCTGGGCCGGGATTTTTCCATTGAAAATGACCCGCTGCTCATGGCGGACATTCCCAATGCCAACTCTTATTTGGGGGATACCCTGATCCTGGGGCAAGAAGAAAAAAAGGAATTTCTGGCCTTGTACGGCGTGGATATTCCCTGGAACAATGGGGATCAGGACGTGGTGGACAACTTTTACGCCCGCCTGGGCAACCGGTTAACGGTACTGGTGCACAAACAGGCCGCCAAAGAAACCTTGGGTTTGATCCGCCGTATCGTGGCCGCAGAAATTCCGGCCCACATTGAATTCCGTGTGATACCGGCCACCAAACCCCTGATCATCGGTATGTATTCCTTATTGGGTGTGGATACTTACACCAGTGAGGCGCCCCAACGCCGCACCGCCCGTGTGGGCCACAGTTACCTGGGTCGCTATGATTTTATACAAAAATTGCCGGTTTTGGATGAGCGGTTGGAACCGTAA
- a CDS encoding putative baseplate assembly protein, whose product MPIPKYRLDDRNFDDLVKELVARIPSHTPEWTNPQVGDPGMTLIDLFAWLGDTLLYRVNLLPERQRLEFLRLLNIPMRPALAATGLVTLEVTNKDRFTPVVVPQYTRIKGGVDFETAQEISVMPFSGKVFVKRRPSEQEEEVIGTIKEELEKVYDIGTGNGEQYITTPMFHDPDKNGSGLNVVKDTIDQTLWIALLAADEDPNRVDRVRQSLDPDEQGFRMIQIGIEPRLKIPEFDQYVQQAVTMADFWQWDMPAGRDDDDDMAYTIPYLPLEIYDDTTDGFVKQGIVQLKLPSSAQICLPENNVDENIYAGTGNHPPRIDDETIAKRLVTWIRLTPRQKSESLALDWVGINAVKIDQFKTIRNVILSTADGTPDLTLPLPGTSVQASSFKLQVEEKGVGYKNWHALPLHMASRTDNVFELDSEAGTITFGDGLRGAVPEAGSRIRLELMRYGGGIKGNMDAGNLTAVSHPDLSVVQAVPTQGGLDAETLDEAEKRIPSVLKHCDRAVTQEDYKLIASQTPGIELGRVEVLAQFKPQQKLFDIVGVMSVMVLPKGENHRPPNPRPDRNILARVHHHVDERRPIGVELYVIGAEYVPLGLGVSVTLGEGVPRQQTFQNVKTALYEFLWPLSPGGHLKTGWPLGRMVDNQELAVMVARVSGVLTVEGVNLFKQNSGKQWELMEGGAEQRMSLLTWQLPELLDVVVIEDEDPVTDLDEALGRQGFSPGEWDQTDTGKRIAIPVVPEICK is encoded by the coding sequence ATGCCTATTCCGAAATATCGACTGGATGACAGAAATTTCGACGACCTGGTCAAAGAGCTGGTGGCACGGATACCGTCCCACACGCCTGAATGGACCAACCCCCAGGTCGGTGATCCGGGAATGACCCTGATCGATCTTTTCGCATGGCTGGGTGATACCCTGCTTTATCGGGTGAACCTGCTGCCCGAACGGCAGCGCCTTGAGTTTTTGCGCCTGCTGAACATTCCCATGCGGCCGGCACTGGCCGCCACAGGACTGGTGACCCTTGAAGTGACCAACAAAGACCGGTTCACCCCTGTGGTGGTTCCCCAATACACCCGGATCAAAGGCGGCGTGGATTTTGAGACCGCCCAAGAGATTTCGGTCATGCCGTTCTCCGGCAAGGTGTTTGTCAAACGGCGACCATCGGAACAGGAAGAAGAGGTGATCGGAACGATCAAAGAAGAACTGGAAAAAGTCTATGATATCGGGACCGGCAATGGTGAGCAATACATTACCACGCCCATGTTTCATGATCCGGATAAAAATGGTTCAGGACTCAACGTGGTCAAGGACACCATCGACCAAACCTTGTGGATTGCGCTGCTGGCTGCAGATGAAGATCCCAACCGGGTTGACCGGGTTAGGCAATCCCTGGACCCGGATGAGCAGGGATTCAGGATGATCCAGATCGGCATTGAACCCCGGCTGAAAATTCCCGAATTTGATCAATATGTTCAACAGGCCGTGACCATGGCCGATTTCTGGCAGTGGGACATGCCCGCCGGCCGGGATGACGACGATGATATGGCCTACACCATTCCCTATCTTCCCCTGGAAATATACGATGATACGACCGACGGGTTTGTTAAGCAGGGAATTGTTCAGTTAAAACTGCCGTCTTCCGCCCAGATTTGCCTGCCTGAAAATAACGTGGATGAAAACATCTATGCCGGTACGGGCAACCATCCCCCCCGGATCGACGATGAGACCATTGCCAAACGGCTGGTCACCTGGATCCGGCTCACCCCCCGCCAAAAAAGCGAAAGCCTGGCCCTGGACTGGGTGGGGATCAATGCCGTGAAAATCGATCAGTTCAAAACCATCCGGAACGTAATTTTATCCACGGCAGACGGCACACCGGATTTGACCCTGCCCTTGCCCGGTACATCGGTGCAGGCATCGAGTTTCAAGCTCCAGGTTGAGGAAAAAGGGGTGGGATACAAAAATTGGCACGCCCTGCCCCTTCACATGGCCAGCCGGACCGACAACGTGTTTGAACTGGACAGCGAAGCCGGGACGATAACCTTTGGAGACGGCCTTCGGGGGGCTGTTCCCGAGGCCGGTTCCCGGATCAGACTGGAACTTATGCGGTACGGCGGGGGAATAAAAGGAAATATGGACGCTGGCAATCTGACGGCTGTCAGCCACCCTGACCTGTCCGTGGTCCAGGCGGTTCCCACCCAGGGGGGGCTGGATGCCGAAACACTGGATGAGGCGGAAAAACGAATTCCGTCCGTGTTGAAACATTGTGACCGGGCCGTGACCCAGGAGGATTACAAACTTATCGCATCGCAGACTCCCGGTATCGAGCTGGGCCGGGTGGAGGTGCTTGCCCAATTTAAACCCCAGCAAAAATTATTTGATATCGTCGGGGTAATGAGCGTCATGGTCCTTCCCAAAGGGGAGAACCACCGTCCTCCCAACCCCAGGCCGGACCGAAATATCCTGGCCCGGGTCCACCACCATGTGGATGAGCGGCGGCCCATCGGGGTGGAACTGTACGTGATTGGGGCCGAGTATGTCCCCTTGGGTTTAGGCGTATCCGTGACCCTTGGGGAGGGCGTGCCCCGACAGCAGACATTTCAGAACGTAAAAACCGCCTTGTATGAATTTCTCTGGCCTTTGTCTCCCGGCGGCCATCTTAAAACCGGCTGGCCCCTGGGGCGCATGGTTGACAACCAGGAACTGGCCGTGATGGTGGCCCGGGTATCCGGGGTGCTCACTGTGGAGGGGGTGAACCTGTTCAAGCAAAACAGTGGAAAACAATGGGAGTTGATGGAAGGCGGTGCAGAACAGCGGATGTCCCTTTTGACGTGGCAGCTGCCCGAACTTTTGGACGTGGTGGTCATTGAAGACGAAGACCCCGTCACCGACCTGGATGAGGCATTAGGAAGGCAAGGTTTCAGCCCTGGAGAATGGGACCAAACAGACACGGGAAAAAGAATCGCCATCCCGGTGGTGCCGGAGATTTGTAAATGA
- a CDS encoding GPW/gp25 family protein: MTQTIPIKKNKTIPGSPLGWPLLPVPDKGTLSYPTLEDSIKQSIRIILLTRPGEQLMRPRFGAGLSNFLHLPNTLETRRQIQETVFNDLGRWEHRMVVLRVEVWEDEETPEAVRIEIAYKIRRTREQVTTTVKLNLGS; the protein is encoded by the coding sequence ATGACACAGACAATACCTATAAAAAAAAACAAAACCATTCCCGGCTCACCCTTAGGGTGGCCCCTGCTTCCAGTTCCGGACAAGGGTACGCTGTCCTATCCCACCCTGGAAGACAGCATCAAGCAGTCCATCCGCATCATCCTGCTGACCCGGCCCGGCGAGCAGTTGATGCGTCCCCGGTTCGGTGCTGGATTATCAAATTTTTTACATCTGCCCAACACCCTGGAAACCCGGCGGCAGATCCAGGAAACGGTATTTAATGACCTTGGCCGGTGGGAGCATCGCATGGTGGTGCTCCGGGTGGAGGTATGGGAAGACGAAGAAACACCGGAAGCGGTTCGCATTGAGATTGCATACAAAATCAGGCGGACCCGAGAACAGGTAACAACAACGGTTAAATTGAATTTGGGAAGCTGA
- a CDS encoding phage baseplate assembly protein V: protein MLAPLQKPGLNQDLHLAKVTSVNDPEQLNRVQISLLSHSSATQQEGTLWARVAVPCAGSNKGTFFIPDVDDEVVVSFINGDSRYPVILGSLWNGNNQAPETLGGSGNAVDRWTLVGKAGTRIAIEEETAAEATIKFTTPGGTSGELTDAGGGKIEFSTAGTTITVNTQGVTVNTPLEVKVQATLVTVSAAQVKVDAPMSIFSGVVQAQTVITNSVVSASYTPGAGNIW from the coding sequence ATGTTGGCACCGCTACAAAAGCCCGGCCTGAATCAGGATCTGCATCTGGCCAAAGTCACGTCCGTAAACGATCCTGAACAGTTGAATCGTGTCCAGATCAGTCTGCTGTCTCATTCCAGCGCCACACAACAGGAAGGAACGCTTTGGGCCAGGGTGGCTGTGCCCTGCGCCGGCAGTAACAAGGGTACGTTTTTCATTCCCGATGTGGATGACGAGGTGGTGGTGTCATTTATCAACGGCGACAGCCGCTATCCCGTCATTCTGGGATCTTTATGGAACGGCAATAATCAGGCGCCGGAAACCCTGGGGGGCAGTGGAAACGCGGTGGACCGATGGACCTTGGTAGGCAAGGCCGGAACCCGCATTGCAATTGAAGAAGAGACAGCGGCCGAGGCCACCATAAAATTCACCACGCCAGGCGGAACCAGCGGGGAACTTACCGACGCCGGGGGCGGAAAAATTGAATTCAGCACGGCCGGCACCACGATAACCGTGAACACCCAGGGGGTTACGGTAAACACCCCCCTGGAGGTCAAAGTACAGGCCACCCTGGTGACGGTGTCTGCGGCCCAGGTCAAAGTAGACGCGCCCATGTCCATATTTAGTGGGGTGGTCCAGGCCCAGACCGTGATCACCAACAGCGTGGTCAGTGCATCCTATACACCGGGAGCAGGAAACATATGGTAA
- a CDS encoding phage late control D family protein encodes MTEETPVSQMDIYIARPVIEVEGLVNDMVQNLLISMDLSETDQGMAAMELNFFNSATVEGRGNDLAFEYDDNDLLSLGKSIRVLGGDNNDPVELFRGTITALEMQMGGDSEPRLMVLAEDLLQTARMTRRTRRFEADTLRSIIESAASDLGVQTDITGMDQPVDAQLQLNESDLAFLRRLIDRHDGDLWMAEDVLTVAPRSEVRRNEVSLEMNSQLESIRIMADLAHQVNKVTFTGWDVGAGEQINVESDTSVDYGPGQGRSGAQFLSQTLGERSEHLSRTGAADDIEAQALVNAGFSQRARKFVCAQGVTQGNPAIRVGTHLTLAGVGPRFENTYFVTRVRHHFNLETGYKTTFHAECAYLGG; translated from the coding sequence ATGACCGAAGAAACGCCGGTATCCCAAATGGATATTTATATCGCCCGGCCGGTTATCGAGGTGGAAGGCTTGGTTAATGATATGGTCCAAAACCTTTTGATAAGCATGGATCTGTCTGAAACGGATCAGGGCATGGCCGCCATGGAATTAAATTTTTTCAATTCCGCCACCGTGGAAGGACGGGGCAATGACCTGGCTTTTGAGTACGATGACAATGATTTATTGTCCCTGGGCAAATCCATACGGGTTCTGGGGGGAGACAACAATGATCCGGTGGAATTGTTCAGGGGAACGATCACAGCCCTGGAAATGCAGATGGGCGGTGACAGTGAACCCAGATTAATGGTTTTGGCCGAAGATCTCCTTCAAACGGCCAGGATGACCCGGCGCACCCGGCGCTTTGAAGCCGACACCTTACGTTCTATCATAGAGTCTGCGGCATCGGACCTGGGGGTGCAAACGGATATTACGGGCATGGACCAACCGGTGGATGCTCAACTTCAACTCAACGAATCGGACCTGGCTTTTCTAAGACGGCTCATCGACCGGCATGACGGGGATCTTTGGATGGCCGAAGATGTCCTGACCGTGGCCCCCCGATCCGAGGTTCGACGCAATGAAGTGAGCCTGGAAATGAACAGCCAGCTGGAGAGTATCCGGATCATGGCGGATCTGGCCCACCAGGTCAACAAGGTCACCTTTACCGGCTGGGATGTGGGTGCCGGCGAACAAATCAACGTGGAAAGCGACACGTCCGTGGACTACGGTCCCGGACAGGGACGAAGCGGGGCGCAGTTTCTTTCCCAGACGTTGGGAGAACGCAGTGAACATTTGTCCCGGACCGGGGCTGCGGACGACATTGAGGCCCAGGCCCTGGTTAACGCCGGTTTTTCACAACGGGCACGAAAATTTGTCTGTGCCCAGGGCGTAACCCAAGGAAATCCGGCCATCCGGGTGGGAACCCACCTGACACTTGCCGGTGTGGGACCCCGGTTCGAAAATACCTATTTCGTCACCCGGGTACGGCATCACTTTAATTTGGAAACGGGATATAAAACCACATTCCACGCCGAATGTGCCTATCTGGGAGGATAA
- a CDS encoding phage tail protein, with product MSGQGENRGTILDYPLPVFRFEVRFTVSADHPGASGERLLCGGAFSECSGLEATMEPKAIKAGGRNYGEIQRAGRVSFSTVILKRGVTRNRDLWKWFELVAKGAYAYRLKAEVTLFDFDVNGEKKPVMAWEMLNALPTKFKTADFNSTFTQAAIEELHFVHEGLIHKDNLEQETGE from the coding sequence ATGAGCGGCCAGGGGGAAAACAGGGGAACCATCCTGGATTATCCGCTGCCGGTATTCCGGTTTGAAGTACGGTTTACCGTGTCTGCTGATCATCCCGGCGCCAGTGGAGAGCGTCTGCTGTGCGGCGGGGCATTTTCCGAATGCAGCGGTCTGGAAGCCACCATGGAGCCTAAGGCCATCAAGGCCGGTGGACGTAATTATGGTGAAATCCAGCGGGCCGGACGGGTCAGCTTTTCCACCGTCATCCTGAAGCGGGGCGTCACCCGGAACCGGGATTTGTGGAAATGGTTCGAACTGGTGGCCAAGGGCGCCTATGCGTATCGCCTGAAGGCTGAAGTCACCTTGTTTGATTTTGATGTCAACGGAGAAAAAAAGCCGGTCATGGCCTGGGAAATGTTGAATGCATTGCCGACCAAGTTTAAAACGGCCGATTTTAATTCCACCTTTACCCAGGCAGCTATTGAGGAGTTGCATTTTGTACATGAGGGATTGATTCATAAAGACAATTTAGAACAAGAAACCGGAGAGTGA
- a CDS encoding phage tail protein yields the protein MSNQRTSPYSAFNFLVEFNGQDISAGFSEVTGLGAEITMAEYRNGNDPENQVRKIPNISKVSDVTLKRGIIKSQDLWDWINLTRREGWTAQRNVTITMMDETNQNTVMRWTLQNSVPIKYTGPSLNAKGGSDVAMEELVLSAEGIRYAEG from the coding sequence ATGTCAAATCAACGAACATCACCGTACAGCGCGTTTAATTTTCTGGTCGAATTCAACGGGCAGGATATTTCAGCGGGCTTTTCCGAAGTGACCGGGTTAGGCGCGGAAATCACCATGGCGGAATACAGAAACGGAAATGATCCGGAAAACCAGGTCCGTAAAATTCCCAATATCAGCAAGGTCAGCGACGTGACCTTGAAACGGGGCATCATCAAATCCCAGGATCTGTGGGACTGGATAAACCTGACCCGCAGGGAAGGCTGGACCGCCCAACGGAACGTGACCATCACCATGATGGACGAGACCAACCAGAACACAGTCATGCGCTGGACCCTCCAAAATTCCGTGCCCATCAAATACACCGGTCCCAGCCTGAATGCCAAAGGCGGATCGGATGTGGCCATGGAGGAGCTGGTGCTTTCCGCCGAAGGCATCCGCTACGCTGAAGGATAA
- a CDS encoding phage tail sheath family protein yields the protein MPEYLAPGVYVEEVSFRSKSIEGVGTSTCGFVGPTRKGPYNVTPELITSFGEYQRVYGGFTDLNFNASSFTNHMTHAVRAFFDNGGRRLYISRTYVPMEVANVPVPGFSHRDIGGNVARIQSRNAGSGYDGTAKVYLNAKRVFGAVPLDKANVGTLLRVADSTETQAALPGRIDGTVNPPFALTNDNQLSITVNGGAAQNVTLTDEKEPAQVASTADLAATINVPADTSFRVQVGPGGTLFDEVITLPQGDDQTPAELAAFLNLEIDYVKIGVDGNRLSIRTDERGENAEITIEALPLLNLEAGTANGTGNVDDINAVTVEEINSALTRAGILVRATTMADTGNMRLSTTAVGAGNTLSITDSPARTAMGLAGIPAEGRDGVTYTYFLKQNGNVWQDSTNADLGEPDENRLYELITWTLEIEDEDGSRLIYEDLGFDSNHPNFVSNVLPENTATKSEALANPYYFKVSNGRTAFDLFNALFGTQNSNTISIGNGNDGLEPTVNTATESRTDHSVAYAEALEVFEALDDIAIIAAPGHSEMTLYTSIQQALISHAERDRYCIAVLDTPSNQTPQDAREARSRIDSSYAALYYPWVTVANPLWKPGNNQVYKEINVPPSGFITGIYARTDVNRGVWKAPANEIVRGAIRFEREINHAQQEMLNPEGINCLRFFFGRGNRVWGARTATSDPEWKYVNIRRYFIYLEHSIDRSTQWAVFEPNAPRLWTNITDTVSAFLYNEWHSGALLGGTPEQAYFVRCDRSTMTQADLDNGRLICEIGVAAVKPAEFVIFRIGQKTADA from the coding sequence ATGCCTGAATACCTAGCACCTGGTGTGTATGTTGAAGAGGTCAGTTTCAGATCCAAATCCATTGAAGGCGTTGGTACGAGCACCTGCGGCTTTGTGGGGCCAACACGCAAAGGGCCCTATAATGTCACGCCGGAACTGATCACCAGTTTCGGGGAATATCAGCGGGTGTACGGCGGTTTTACCGACCTGAACTTTAATGCAAGTTCATTTACAAATCACATGACCCATGCGGTGCGCGCGTTTTTTGACAATGGGGGGAGACGGCTTTATATTTCCCGCACCTATGTTCCCATGGAAGTGGCGAATGTGCCGGTGCCGGGATTCTCCCATCGCGATATTGGAGGAAATGTGGCGCGCATCCAGTCCCGTAATGCCGGCAGCGGATATGACGGGACCGCCAAGGTTTATCTCAATGCCAAGCGTGTATTCGGTGCGGTTCCCCTGGACAAGGCCAATGTGGGAACCCTGCTCCGGGTGGCCGACAGCACCGAGACCCAGGCCGCCCTTCCCGGACGGATAGACGGGACCGTAAACCCACCCTTTGCACTGACCAACGATAATCAGTTGAGCATCACCGTTAACGGAGGCGCTGCCCAAAACGTGACGCTTACCGATGAAAAAGAACCGGCCCAAGTCGCGTCCACAGCCGATCTGGCCGCAACCATTAATGTGCCGGCCGATACAAGTTTCAGAGTCCAGGTGGGACCCGGCGGAACCCTTTTCGATGAGGTGATCACCCTGCCCCAGGGAGATGATCAAACACCGGCTGAGCTGGCAGCTTTCCTGAATCTTGAAATTGATTATGTCAAGATCGGCGTTGATGGCAACCGGCTGTCCATCCGCACCGACGAAAGGGGAGAAAATGCTGAAATTACCATTGAAGCACTGCCTCTTCTCAATCTGGAAGCGGGCACGGCCAACGGCACGGGGAATGTGGATGATATCAATGCCGTGACCGTGGAAGAAATCAACAGCGCCTTGACCCGGGCCGGAATCTTAGTCCGTGCAACCACCATGGCCGATACGGGAAACATGCGTCTTTCCACAACGGCCGTAGGCGCCGGCAATACCCTGAGCATTACCGATTCCCCGGCAAGGACAGCCATGGGGCTTGCCGGAATACCGGCAGAGGGCCGGGACGGGGTAACCTATACCTATTTTCTTAAACAAAACGGCAATGTCTGGCAGGACAGCACAAATGCAGACCTGGGTGAACCGGATGAAAACAGACTTTATGAACTGATCACATGGACCCTTGAGATCGAGGATGAAGACGGGAGCCGCTTAATTTATGAGGACCTGGGATTTGACTCAAATCACCCCAATTTCGTTTCCAACGTACTGCCTGAAAATACCGCCACCAAATCCGAAGCCCTGGCAAACCCTTATTATTTTAAGGTTTCCAACGGCAGAACCGCCTTTGATCTTTTCAATGCCCTGTTCGGAACCCAAAATTCCAATACCATTTCCATTGGAAACGGAAACGATGGGCTTGAACCGACGGTGAACACGGCAACCGAAAGCCGGACCGATCATTCCGTGGCCTATGCCGAAGCCCTGGAAGTGTTCGAGGCCCTGGACGACATCGCCATTATCGCAGCGCCCGGCCATTCGGAAATGACCCTTTATACATCCATTCAGCAGGCCCTGATTTCCCATGCGGAACGGGACAGGTACTGCATTGCGGTTCTGGACACCCCGTCAAATCAAACGCCCCAGGACGCCCGGGAAGCAAGGAGCCGTATCGACAGTTCCTATGCTGCCTTGTACTACCCCTGGGTCACGGTGGCCAACCCCCTGTGGAAACCGGGAAACAACCAGGTCTACAAGGAAATCAACGTACCACCCTCGGGATTTATTACCGGTATTTACGCCCGGACCGATGTGAACCGCGGCGTATGGAAAGCCCCTGCCAATGAAATCGTCCGGGGGGCCATCCGGTTTGAGCGGGAGATCAACCATGCCCAGCAGGAAATGCTCAACCCCGAAGGCATCAACTGTCTGCGGTTCTTTTTCGGGCGCGGTAACAGAGTCTGGGGCGCACGGACCGCCACCTCTGATCCGGAATGGAAATACGTGAACATCCGTCGGTATTTCATCTATCTGGAACACTCCATTGACCGCTCCACCCAATGGGCTGTTTTTGAGCCCAATGCCCCGCGCCTCTGGACCAACATCACCGACACCGTATCCGCCTTTTTGTATAACGAATGGCACAGCGGCGCCCTGCTGGGGGGCACCCCGGAGCAGGCTTATTTTGTCCGGTGCGACCGTTCCACCATGACCCAGGCGGATCTGGACAACGGACGTTTGATTTGTGAAATCGGTGTCGCCGCTGTGAAACCGGCGGAATTTGTTATTTTCAGAATTGGCCAGAAAACCGCGGATGCGTAA
- a CDS encoding DUF4255 domain-containing protein, with protein sequence MANFWAIHSVGDSLINFLRNTYPNPLRSDHPCEFRLISSSDLAENQDMGTAVTLYLYRVEIDEHQRQQPQPGNSLYPLSLSLYYLMIIWADSALAEHSITAWVMSQLHQHPILDNSMLSDSGNWAPGDQVSVLPVEMKNEDLMRLWDALTPTYRLSLPYMVRVIHIDPDVIEDSPPVIARRFSHGEVTDEDETD encoded by the coding sequence ATGGCAAATTTTTGGGCAATTCATTCGGTCGGCGACTCGTTGATCAATTTCCTGCGAAATACGTATCCGAATCCTTTGCGGAGCGATCATCCCTGCGAATTCAGGCTGATTTCAAGTTCGGATCTGGCTGAAAACCAGGATATGGGAACGGCAGTGACCCTTTACCTTTACCGGGTAGAAATTGATGAACATCAGCGTCAACAGCCCCAACCTGGCAATTCCCTTTATCCTTTGTCGCTTTCCCTATATTACCTGATGATTATCTGGGCGGATTCGGCCCTGGCGGAACACTCCATTACGGCCTGGGTCATGTCACAGCTCCATCAACATCCGATTCTTGACAATTCAATGCTCTCGGATTCAGGCAACTGGGCCCCAGGGGATCAGGTGTCGGTGCTTCCCGTTGAAATGAAAAATGAAGACTTGATGCGGTTATGGGATGCATTAACCCCCACTTACAGACTTTCACTGCCCTATATGGTTCGTGTAATCCACATTGATCCGGATGTAATCGAAGATAGCCCGCCGGTTATAGCCAGGCGTTTTTCCCATGGAGAGGTCACGGATGAAGATGAGACGGATTAA